TTTAAAACACGATATATCATGAAAAAGTTAGTATTTGCCCTGCTGTTTGTATTTGCAGGACTCGGAGTATATGCACAGGATTCCGACCTCGCACAAGCCGAAACCGAAGCTACTGAAGTAGCCGCAGAAGTCCAGGACGATTTTACTGAAATCGCCGTGGATGAATTGCCTGCAGCCGTTCAGGAAGCTGTTTCCACAAATTACCCGTCGGCCACAATCAGCAAGGCCTTCGTCAACGAATCTGAACAGTACAAGCTCGAAGTAGCCCTGGAAGACGGAACTACAGGAACCCTGTATGCCGACGCCGAGGGTAATTGGATTGACATGTAATCACTGACGTGTAAAAGTCGAGCTTGAGTTATTTGTTTTGTATCAAGTTGGTTTGGTTGAAGGGAGTCGCTGTTAGCGGCTCCTTTCTTTTTGTATAAAGTCCCCAAACTTTCCAATCGGGTGCGGAATTAACGTTTTCCTCACGTCGCCGCGCCGCTGTTTCCCGTATATAGGATACAGACCCAAACCGATATGCCAAAAATCCTGATTATTGAGGACGACGCAGCCTTTGGCCAGATGCTCTCCCGGTACCTGGAACGCAACGGATACCAGGTGCAGTGCTTTCCCGGGGCAGAGCCGGCAATGGAATCGCTGGATCGGGGAGGCGTGGATCTCCTGCTTACCGACCTCCGGCTCCCGGCCTCCGACGGGATCGAAATTATGGAGTCCGTGAAGAAAAAGCACCCGGAGACTGCGGTGATCATCATGACCGGGTACGCCGAGGTGGAAACCGCCGTCTCTTCGATGAAGAAAGGCGCCGCCGACTATATTTCCAAACCCTTTACCCCGGACCAGTTGCAGGTAGTTATCCAACAGGCCCTCGCCAAAAAGCGTCCGGCCGGCCGGAAACCAGGGGCGGGGGACCCGGAAACTTCCCGGGCCAAAGACAACCAGCCGTTGCCTTCCCTGCCCTCCGACAAATCGCCGGGTATCAGCGGGGTGAGCGAGGCGTCCAAAAAACTGGCGGGCCATATTGAACTGGTGGCCCCCACGGCCATGTCCGTACTCCTGACCGGGGAAAGCGGCACGGGCAAGGAGGTGGCCGCACGGAACATCCACCGCCAGAGCAAGAGGCGCAAGGGGCCATTTGTCGCCGTCGATTGCGGGGCCATCCCGGCCGATCTGGCGGCCAGCGAATTCTTTGGTCATATCAAGGGCAGTTTTACCGGGGCCGTGCAGGACAAATCCGGATACTTTGAGGCTGCCGAAGGGGGCACCCTGTTCCTGGACGAGGTCGGTAACCTGTCCTACGAGAACCAGGTCCAGCTCCTGCGTGCATTGCAGGAACGAACTGTACGCAGGGTGGGAGGCAACCGGGAAATCCCGGTCGACGTCCGTATCGTTACCGCGACCAACGAAGACCTGGCCCGGGCCGTACGGGAAGGGGATTTCCGCGAAGACCTCTACCACCGCCTCAATGAGTTCAGCATTTCCATTCCCGCCCTCAGGGACCGGCAGGCGGATATCCCCATTTTTGCCGAGTATTTCCTGGAGAAAGCGAACGACTACCTGGACCGCACCTGCCCGGGATATGAGCAGGACGTATTACAGCGGTTCTCTACCTATGCCTGGCCAGGCAACCTCAGGGAGTTCCGGAATGTCGTTACCCGCGCCGTCCTCCTCAGTGAGAACCGCCCGATAGGGATGGAGGTGCTGCCGGCTTCCATGCAGGGGGATACCGACCCGCCAGTTGCCGGGACGGGACTCGAACTCACACGGGAGGAATACGAGCGGAAGCGCATTCTAAGCGCACTCGAGCAAACCAACTACAACAAGACCCAGGCAGCCAAATTGCTTCAGATTACCCGGAAGACCCTGTACAATAAAATCAATCGGTATAAGCTGACGGTTCCCTGAGGTCCCGCCTGAGTTTTTCCAGGAGGGACCCGATCGTCGGATCGAGTTGATCCAGGGCCTGCGATGCCCGCGCCATATCCAGCGGGTCGGATTCCCCGGCAGCTTCGATTTCCGAGAGGCGGGATGCTGCCTGCTGCAAGCCGAGTTGCCGGAACATGGGCAGTACGCGATGGGCAATTCGCGACATTTCGACCGGGTCTTTCCGGTCGCGGGCCGCCTGCAATTCACCCATGCTTTTCAGGGTACTATGGTAAAACGTCTCCAGAACTCTCCGAAGCGCCCCGGGGTCCGGGCCCAGGAATTGTTCCAGGGAACGGGTGTCCATATAGGTGCCGGGCTCCGGGGTGTTGGGCTCCGGGGTGTCCGGCTCTGGCCCGGAATCGGAAACCTCCGGCTTTACCTCCGCGCCAAGCCCCAGGCAGGCGGCAAATTCCCGTATCGAAAAAGGCTTGTGAAGCAAATCCGAAAAACCGGCTTCCACGGCAGTGTCCCGCTCCAGGTCGCGCCGGCCGCTCATGGCGATAACCGGTTGCCCCCGGTAGTGGTCAAAGGCACCATCCCGGAGCATTTTCAGGCCGCTGAAACCATCGGTTTCCGGCAATTCGATATCGGTTACGACCACATCGTAGGAGAGGGAAGCATCCCGGGGCAGGGAGGGGTAGCCATTTGCCGTCAGGCACCGGATGCCCAGGGTTTCGCAATAGGAGTCTAGCATGGCGCACAGGCTGGGGTCGTCGTCGATGACCAGGACGGATTGGATCCCGGCGGGGAGCGGGGTTGTGCCATTGGCAGCCGCTTCCCGTTTTTTCCCAGGCGTGCCGGTAGCGCCGGGGTCCTCTTTTCCAGGCGCCATACGCAGTGTCACGGGGACCCGCAGGGTAAAGGTGCTTCCCCTGCCCCATGTACTCCGCGCCGTCAGGCTGCCCCCGAGCAATTCGCTGAGTTTCCGCGAGATCGTGAGGCCCAGGCCGTATCCCTTCTGCCCGGCACCGGCATCGGCTTCCGCCTGGGTAAATTCCTGAAAGATCGACTCGAGGTTTTCCTCCCGGATTCCCATCCCCGTATCGCTCACCCGGATTTCGAGCTCCCTGAGGCCTTCCCGACCCCCATTCCCCGAGGGGCGGAGGCGTCCCGAAACGGTGATGGTGCCCTCGCGGGTAAACTTATAGGCATTGCCCAGCAGGTTGCTGAGGATTTGCCGGACCCGGAACGAATCGCCCAGGCAGGGCGTATCGAGGACGCGCTCGAGGTCCAGTTCCAGGGCTACTCTCCCGGTGCGGTTGGCCGCCTCGATGCTGTGGCAGGTTTCCCGGATCAATTCGGCCGGGATAAAAGGCAGTTCTTCTGTTTTGAGTTGTCCGGCTTCCAGGCGCGAGAAATCGAGTAGGTCGTTGGCCAGGCGCTCCAGGTAGCGTGAAGCCGAATCCATGGCCGCTGTATAGGCAGCCTGCTTTTCACTCAGCTCGGTCTGCCCGAGCAATTCCCCGTATCCCTGGATGGTATTCAGGGGCGATCGCAGGTCGTGGCTCACCGAAGCGATCAGCCTTTCGCGGCTGCGGAGCAGGGATTCGCTGTATTGCTTCTCTTTTTCGAGTTTTCGCCGGTAGGTGGCGATCCTGTCGATATCCCGGTGGATGAAGAAAGCGAAGATGACCACGGCGACCAACCCGAGTAAGGCGGCACCTCCGGCCAGCCGGATCGTATCGCGAAGCGTTTCCCTCCGGCGAAGGGTTTCCCGTAGGGACTGGGCGCGGACCTCCTGCTCCAGGGACCCCAGCAGGCTCCGGATTTGCCCGGAAAGCTCCTGGTTGTTTGCGCGGACCTGCTCCAGGCGGGCCTGTCGGGATTGTTGATTCTGGCGCTGGCTGGCCCGGGCTTGTTCCAGGAGCCCTTTGGAAACCGAAAGGATGGAGTCCAGGTAGGCGGGGTCCGCATTCTTGTCGTTTAATTGGGGGGCGTTCCGGCTGAGCAGGTCGGCGTATTCCCGGAGCGATTGCTGTACCTGGGGGCTCATGTCCTGGAAGCCGGGGAACAGGTTTTCGGCCTGGAAGCGGCCCAGGGATTCCTGAATTTTATTGAATTCGGCCAGGGCATCACCGATGGACAGGTCGGTCCGGGCTTCCTGCCTGCTGAGGTTGAGCAGCTGCCGGGTATTGCGAACCTGTTGTTCCAGGAGGCCCTGGATACTGTCCAGCCCCATGAATTCCTCCGGGAGGCGGCTCTCTTCCTTCAGGTCCTGGATTTGGGCCCGGATGGAATCCACGTTCCTGCTATAGGCCTCAAAATCTTCCTCCCGGGGTGCCAGCCGGCTGCCAATGGCGCTCTCCGCCTCGTAGATCCTGGAAATCAGCCCCCCGACCCGCACGAGGCGCATATCGGCTGCCTCGGGGGCGTCCTCCCGGAAGTAGATAGCCACTTCGTTGTAGATCGCATAGCCCGTGATTCCCGCCAGGACAATCAGGCTCAGGTAGCTCAACAGTAATTTCAGGGTAAACCGGCCTTCCCGCTTCATATAAATCGCTCGCTTCTAAAATATATACGGAGCGCAGGCCTATATCGATTAAAAGAGGCCAAAAGATTTTACAATTTTTCCCCTTCACCTTATATTTGCCCCGTCTCTCAAGGGGTGCTCCGCGCAAATTGCTTTAGTCCGCAACGGACGGGCAGCAAGCCGGGGCTGAGATTACACCCGCTGAACCTGGGCAGGTAATGCTGCCAAGGGACCGAGCGTAGAAATGCGGCGCTCAATAAATCACTATTAACCATAGAATAACAGCCCCTTTTATTCGTAAAAAACACTTTACGGATGAAATCTTTATTCACAACAGTAGCCTTGCTTGGGCTGGCTACGCAAATTTCCGCCCAGCAGATTCCCGCCGACACCACCCAAATGGATTCGATCCGCCTCGACGAGGTGCTGGTGGCGGCCGTACGCGCCACGCGGGAATCCCCGGTAACCTTCAGCAACCTGAATTCCGAACGGATCGAGACCCGCAACCTGGGCCAGGACATCCCGATCCTGATGAATTACCTGCCCTCGGTGGTGACCACCTCGGATGCAGGTGCAGGCGTGGGGTATACGGGGATCCGGGTTCGCGGCAGCGATGCCACCCGGGTGAACGTAACCATCAACGGGATCCCGTACAACGATTCGGAGTCCCATGGCACCTTCTGGGTGAATATGCCGGACTTTGCCTCATCTACCGAAAACCTGCAGTTGCAGCGCGGGGTGGGGACATCCACCAACGGGGCCGGGGCGTTCGGCGCCAGCCTGAATGTACTCACGGAAGCTGTCTCGGAGGATGCCTATGCCTCCCTGGCGGGTTCTGCCGGCAGTTTTAACACCCACAAGGCCACCCTGAAATTCAGTTCCGGCCTGCTTAAAGAACATTTTGAGGTGTCCGGGCGGTTGTCGCGGATAAGGTCCGACGGGTATATTGACCGGGCTTCCTCCGACCTGGATTCCTACTTCCTGCAGGGGGCCTACCTGGATGAAAATACGCTGGTGAAGGCACTGCTTTTCGGGGGGCATGAGATCACCTACCAGTCCTGGTACGGTTTCGACCCGGCTACCCTGGGGGCGATTGGCGTGGACAACGACCTGGAAAGCAACCGCACCTTCAATATCGCCGGGATCCAATTCGACGATTCGGGGAATTTCGAAGGCTTTTACGAGAACCAGGTGGACAACTACAAACAGGACCATTTCCAGCTCCACTGGAACGAGCGCTGGACCCGGGCGTTCCAGACGAACATCGCGCTCCACTATACCCGGGGCCGCGGATTCTTTGAGGAATACGTGGACGAATGGTATTACACGAATATCCTCTTTGCCCCCGATGCCTCGTATGCCTTCCTGGGGCTGGACAACCCGGTGATAGACGGGGAGGAGCAAACGACCACCGATTACATCCGGCGCCGCTGGCTGGACAACGATTTCCTGGGGACGGTGTTTTCGGCCATCCACAACAGCGGCCCCCTGGAACTGACCCTGGGCGGCGGGTGGAACACCTATCGGGGCGACCATTTCGGCGAACTTATCTGGGCCCGGTATTCGGGCAGTCTGGAACGGGGCGACCGGTACTACAACGACGACTCCCGCAAGGATGATTTCAACGTGTTTGCCAAGGCCAACTTCACCGCCGGGGATCACTGGCGGTTTTTTGCCGATATGCAGTACCGGAGCGTGGCCTACGAGGCCAACGGGGCCGATACGGGCCTGGTGGACGACACCTTTGGGTTTTTCAACCCGAAGCTGGGGCTTACCTACCAGTTCCGGCCGGGCAGCAGCCTGTACTTTTCCTATGCCGTGGCCAACCGGGAGCCCAACCGGAACGATTACGAAGGGGGCAACCCGCGGCCCGAACGCCTGCACGACCTGGAATTGGGTTGGCGGAGCCTGGGGGAGCAGCTGACCCTGAACGCGAACCTGTATTATATGCGGTACAAGGACCAACTGGTCCTTACCGGCCAGTTGAACGACGTGGGGGCGCCGCTCCGGGCCAACGTGGGGGACAGCTACCGCACCGGGCTGGAAATCGATGCCGACCTGCGCATTTCGCCCCGGCTTCGCTGGCAACCGAACATCGCGTTGAGCATCAACCGGAATGTGGACTATTTCTTTCGCAGGGACGGGGAACTCACCTCCCTGGGGGACACGGAAATTGCCTATTCGCCGGGCGTCGTAGCCGGCAGCCGACTGGTCTGGTCACCGGCAGAAGACCTGCAGCTCGGGGTACTCACCAAATATGTGGGCGATCAGTACATGAGCAATATCGAAGCGGAAGGATCCCGGTTGGAAGCCTATTCGCAAACCGATTTGAATGTGCAGTACCGCATCCCGGCCTCCGGGGGCTTTCCGGAGATAACCCTGACAGGCCTGGTGAATAATCTGTTCGATGCGAAATTCAGTTCCAACGGGTATTTCTATACCTATGATGACGATTTCTCGAACCCCGGGGTGGTTACCACCATCGAAGGGGCAGGGTACTACCCGCAGGCGGGAATCCATTTCCTGGCTGGGGCCCGGGTGCGATTTTAAGGGTACAGGCCTATGGGGGCGCCCGGATGGAACCGATTGAAAGAACCCGGGCGCCAATCGCATTTTTAACGCGGGGCAGCCGTACGGCGCATCGGGAAATTCCATAGCTTTCCCAAGGGTAATTAATGGGTGCCGCCATGGAGCCTTCCTTCGATTCGCGCTATCGGAAAAACCTCGTACAGGTGCCGGAAATTATCCGGGAGGCATCGGGTATCCGCATTTTTGGCCAGTTGCTCAAATCGTTCCTCTTCAGTACGGATGTGGCGCTGATCCGCAATACAAATGCCAACGCCATCATCGCGGTTTACCCGTTTACGGCCCAACCCGCCATATCCCATGCCCTGATTTCCGCTGCAGATAAGCCCATCCTCTGCGGGGTTGGGGGTGGGGTAACCGGGGGGCGCCGCGTGGTAGAACTCGCCCTGCACGCCGAATTCCAGGGGGCCATTGGGGTGGTGCTCAACAAACCCGTGCCGGACCGCGTGGTGGCGCAGGTGAAGCGCAAGGTGGACATTCCCGTGGTAGTAACAGTGGTTTCTGCGGATGAGGACTTTCCCGCAAGGATCCGTGCCGGCGTGGATATCCTCAACGTGTCGGGGGCGGAGAACACCCCGGCGATCATTCGGAAAATCCGCCGGTTCGATCCGGATATCGCCATTATCGGCACCGGGGGCAAAACGGAACAAACCATCCGGGAGACCCTGGAGGCCGGGGCGAATGCCATCTCCTATACGCCTCCCTCCACGGCCGAGTTATTTAAGGAGGTGATGCAGCGGTATCGCGCCGGAGGGTAGTAAACCGGAGGGTAGTAAAGTCGATTAGCCGGTCAGTTGCTGACGGTGACGACATCCCCGCTTCGGGTTGCCCGGTATTCGAGCAGGTTGTAGTAGCGTGCCCCGTCGTCGGGGGGGTCAAACATCTGCCCGGTGAAGAGGCTGTAGGTGTAGTCTTCACAGGGGCAGACGGCGTTCTGCCCGTCGATTTGCATGGTGGAACACCCGTTGGGCGGATGGTTCGGGCAGCTGGCTTCAAAGGCGCGCATTTGGTCAAAGCCCGTATTCATCACAAAAAAGCCGCGGATACCCGCGCCCGCATTTCCGATATATACCGGGTTTCCCGTACTGGTAAGCGGGCTGTAGAGCGGGAGGTTGAGGTTCATCTCAAAGCGGAACCCCAGCTCCTGCAGGTTCGGGTTCCGGTTGCCTGCGTCGTTGCTGCATGCCAGGAGCAAAACGGACAGGAATAGCTTGTAAATTAAGCGGCTAGGGCGCATCGGGTTCGGGCTTCTGGCACAAAAATCAGTAAAAAATCCCTATATTTGCGTTAAATCCTCTCTAAATAACCTGTACGCAGCACAGGTTTTGCAGGGGATTTTCTCTTTATAAAATCCGGATGATATGAGTAAGGTATCCTATTATACGCCCGAAGGGATGAAGAAGCTGAAGGACGAGTTGAATCATCTGCGCGACGTGGAGCGGCCGAAAGCCTCCCAGGCCATAGCCGAAGCCCGCGACAAGGGCGACCTGTCCGAGAATGCCGAATACGATGCAGCCAAGGAGGCCCAGGGCCTGCTGGAGATGAAAATAGCCAAATTGGAAGAGGTGGTGGCAAATGCCCGACTGATTGATGAATCCCAGTTGGACACCTCCAAAGTCCTGGTCCTCTCCACCGTGAAACTGCGGAACCAGCAAAACGGCCAGGAACTCAGCTATACGCTGGTGGCCGAAAGCGAAGCCGACCTGAAGGCGGGAAAAATCTCCGTTACCTCTCCGATTGGCAAGGGCCTGTTGGGAAAGAAAGTGGGGGATACCGCTGAGATCCAGGTCCCGAACGGCACCTTGAAGTTCGATGTGCTCGAGATTACCCGTTAATTTATAACGCGCCTTCGGCCCGGGCACTCCCGGGTCCGAACCACCGAAACCTGACCCATTTGCACAATTGAAATAATAATTAGATATTTATCTAAATATATAATTATTGAATGCCCTTTTTAAATCGCTGAACGACCCCACCCGGCGGGAAATCCTGCAACTGCTCAAGGAGCGCGACCTGAGTGCAGGGGAAATTGCGGACCAGTTCAATATCTCGAAACCCAGCATTTCCCACCACCTGGACCTCCTCAAGCGGGCGGGCCTGGTTTCCAGCAGGCGCCAGGGGCAGTTTATGCTATACTCACTGAATACCACCATTGTCGAGGACCTGTTGCAGTGGGTCCTGGACCTAAAAAAATAAACGATGAAAACTTCCCTGCGAACCGAATGGCCCATACTTCTGATTGTGGCCGCACCTTTTATTTACCTCGCCCTGCAATGGAATCAGCTGCCCGAGCGGGTGCCCCTGCACTGGAATATCCGCGGGGAAATCGACCGGTGGGGAGATAAATCCGAGTTGTGGCTGATACCGATTCTGACTACCGGGCTGGTCTATCTGATATTCCTGGCCGTACCGGCCATCGACCCCAAGAATAAAATCCGGGAGATGGGCGTGAAGTACACCCAACTGAAATATATCGTCACGGTCTGTATGGCGGCTCTGGCGGTGGTCATCATCCATATGACCCGGACGGAAGGCACCCTATCGCCCGCCCCGCTCCTGGCGGTAATCGGACTGCTTTTTGCGTTCCTGGGCAACTATTTCAAAACCGTCCGGCCGAATTACTTTATCGGGATCCGGACCCCGTGGACCCTGGAACACCCCGAAATCTGGAACAAGACACACCGCCTGGGCGGGGTGCTTTGGTTAATCGGCGGCCTGCTGATAGTGCTTGTGGCCGCCCTGGCAAACGGACCCTGGCTCATGTACCTGTTCTTTGGGGTGACATCCGTTATCGTCCTGGTGCCCCTGGTCTATTCCTACCTGCTTTACCGGAAACTGGACCTGGGCTGAAAGGGCCTGGAGGCAACGCCATGGCCTGCCCTTCAGGGTGCTGGCACTGGAACGCCCACCCTTATACGCCCGGATTTTTCGTATCTTGGCGGGACAAAACCAACATCACATGCCCAGTATATTTACGCGGATCATCCGGGGCGAATTACCCAGCTACCAGGTAGCCGAGGATGAGGCCCACCTGGCCTTTCTCGATGTCAACCCGAACAGCCGGGGACATACGCTTTGCGTCCCCAAACAGGAAGTGGACAAGCTTACCGACCTGGACGCCGAGGCCTATGAAGCGTTGATGCGGTTTTCCCGCAAAGTAGCCCTGGGGATCGAAGCGGCCATCCCCTGTAAACGCGTGGGGCTCACCGTCATCGGCCTGGAGGTCCCGCACGTACACGTCCACCTGATCCCCCTCAACAGCATGGCGGATGCGACCTTTGGAAAAAAGGAAAAGCTAACCGAATCGGAATTTGAGGAAACGGCAGCAGCCATTCGCCGCCAGATCGGTTAGTTGAAAGAAGGCTCCCCGGGCTTGGGAACCGCCCGCCCGGCTTCAGGTCTGGCCCCCCGGGCTTTAAAACAGATTCCCCAGGCATCAGGAATAGCCCTTCCAGGGAATAGCCAGGCCCTGCCAAAGGATCAGAACAGGCCTTCCACATACATATACACCAGGGCGCCTACCAGGCAAATCCCCAGCAATACAAAGACGTAGAACGACGATTTGAAATGGATACGGGCCCGCTCCGGGCGGACCGCTTTTTCGTAGTATTCCACGCTCCTGTCAATATCCTCCGTCCATTTTACCGGGTAAATCACATTTTTACAGGTGTTGCATTCCAGTTCCCGCGTGACTTCCGGGCTGATGCGGTGATACAGCCACCCAAATCGGTGTTTTTGGTAAAACCGCAGGGTCATATCCTGGTTAAAACACTCCGGGCAGTTGTTGCTCAGAGGCGCTTCCTTGATAACTACTTGCTTTTGTTTTCCCATAGCTAATTCTTTATGCGCAGCGAGATTTGCATTACGGTGCCTTCCTTGCCGGAAGACAGCACTTTCACTTTCCCCTGGTGGTACTCCTCTACAATCCTGCGCACCAGGGAAAGTCCGAGGCCCCAACCGCGTTTTTTACTGGTAACCCCCGGGTCGAAGATTGTATTCCAGCGGGTTTTCGGGATGCCGTGGCCTGAATCGGTGATGAGTACATGCACCAGGGGCGGGTCCGGGGCGATCTCCAGGGAGATGTCCCCCTTGCCCTTCATGGCATCGATACCGTTTTTTACAATATTCTCAATGGTCCAGTGATACAGCGAGCGATTCAACAGCACCGGAAGGGATTCCGCCCGGGAGTGGAAGCTGAACCGGACCAGTTTGGAACTCCGCACCCGCAGGTAATCAAACGCGTTGCGCGTTTCTTCCACAATGTCGAGCGTCTCCAGGCGGGGCGTCGAGCCGATCTGGGAAAACCGCTCGGTAATGGTTTGCAGCCGGCCGATGTCCTTCTCGATCTCCGCGGTAATCTTCGGGTTGAGTTCCTCGGACTTCAGCAACTCATTCCAACCCAGCAGGGAGGTCAGGGGGGTCCCGATCTGATGGGCAGTTTCCTTGGCCATGCCCGCCCAGAGTTTATTCTGTTCCGATGCCTTATTGGTCTTGAAAAAGAAGAAAATAACCGCGCCGAACAGGAAGATGATCAGGAGCAGGGCCACCGGGTAATATTTCAGCTTGTTGAGTACCTCGGAATTCCCGTAGTAAAGCGTGGCGAGCAACTCGCCTTCGTACTCGATGCGGATGGGCGTGTTTTCCGACCGGAATGTCGCAATCCGGCCCGCGATTTCCTCCTCGTCTTCCGGGGAGACGTCCGGCATGTTGTTGATCCGGTAGGAACCGTCCGAATTGACGAGGATCATCGGCGTACTCGTATTGTTCTGGAACACCCGCAGGTGCAGGTTTCCGAGTTCCTGCTCTTCCGAAAGCCGCAGGAGTTCGGATTGGGCCGTGGCCCATATCTCCATCTTGTTGCGCTCTTCTTCTTTGAATTTCCTGAAAAAGCTATTTGTGTTCCAAAGGATCAGGCTGACGATCACAAAGGACGTGATCAGCAGGATGGCGTTCAGGATTTTCTTTGGCGGATTGAATCGCATGCCCCCTTGGCGGATTTTTTTGGTTTTCCGGGCAGTCTGCCGGTTGGCAACTCCACGCGGACCATTCGGTTAAATATAACTCAATTTGGGCGGAAATGTTGTGGCGGGATCCCGGAGCGGGATTGCACATTCGATGTAATTTTACCTACCTTTGCCCCATGACCTCAGGCACCCTGTCACTCTTGCCGGAAGACTTGGAAACACGGGAGTTACACGCGTTTTTACTCGGTGCGGTAGCCCCGCGTCCCATCGCCTTTGCAAGCACGGTGGATGCCGGGGGAACCCCCAACCTGGCGCCGTTCAGTTATTTCAATGTTTTCGGGACCAACCCGCCGGTGCTCATCTTTTCGCCGGCCAGGCGCGTCCGGGACAATACGGTAAAACACACGTTGCTGAATGCCGAAAAGACCCGGGAGGTGGTCGTCAATATGGTGTCCTATGAAATGGTACAGCAGATGTCCCTGGCGAGCACGGAATACCCGGAAGGGGTGAACGAATTTGAAAAGGCGGGGTTTGGCATGGTGCCTTCCGATTTGGTGAAACCCTACCGGGTGGCCGAAGCCCCGGCCCAGTTTGAGTGCCGGGTAACCCGGATCATGCCGTTGGGTGAAGGGGGAGGCTCCGGGAACCTGATATTCTGCGAGGTGGTCAAAATCCACCTGAAAAAAAATATATTGTCCCCTCCGGGATTGCCCGATCCCAAGAAAATGGACCTGGTGGCCCGTTTGGGGGGAAACTGGTACAGCCGGGCAGCTGCCGGGCTTTTTGAAGTCCCGAAGCCGCTGTCGAGCCTCGGCATAGGGGTAGACGCCATCCCGGAACCCATACGGCTCAGCAAGGTGCTGACCGGCAACGACCTCGGAAGGCTTGGCAACGTGGAAAAACTGCCGGATGCCGCCGAGGTCAGCGCCTTTGTTTCCTCGGACGTCAACGCCCGTAAAGTAATCAGCGCCCGGGATACCGAGGCGCTGCACCGCAGGGCACAGCAATACCTGGAAGGCGGGGACGTCCATACCGCGTGGAAGTTGTTGTTGGCTGGACTGGAATGAAGCAGGCAGGGCTGGAATAGGTTCAGGCAAGGCTGCAACAGGCAAAGCTGCCACAGGGACGGACTAGGTTATAACAGGTGTAAGCAGGGACATAAAGCGGAAGAATACCGGGTTTGGTACCCGGCCCATTAAATCGAATAGAAATTTACAATTAATACAAGCGAGACGCATGGAGATTCAAGGAACCATCAAAGTAATCGAGGAAACCAAAACATACGGAAGCAATGGCTTCCGCAAGCGGGAAATGGTAGTAACCACGGACGAACAGTACCCGCAGCACCTGCTGGTGGAATTTGTACAGGACAAGACCAACCTGCTGGACAAGTTCCAGGTAGGCCAGCAAGTCAAGGTAAGCATCGACCTGCGCGGTCGGGAATGGGTAAGCCCGCAGGGCGATACCAAGTATTTCAATTCCATCCAGGGCTGGCGCATCGAGAACCTTCAGGAAGCGACCCCGGGCGATGACATTCCCCCGGTACCCCCGGCCGATGCCTTTGAGCCGGCGGACAACCTCAAGGAAGAGGATTACGACGACCTGCCGTTTTAAGGGATATCGGCGCCGGGCCCACCCGGCACAACCATGTCAGTTACCCGGACAATAGAGGCTCTTTTCAGGCGGTTTT
This genomic window from Robiginitalea biformata HTCC2501 contains:
- a CDS encoding beta/alpha barrel domain-containing protein, which produces MEPSFDSRYRKNLVQVPEIIREASGIRIFGQLLKSFLFSTDVALIRNTNANAIIAVYPFTAQPAISHALISAADKPILCGVGGGVTGGRRVVELALHAEFQGAIGVVLNKPVPDRVVAQVKRKVDIPVVVTVVSADEDFPARIRAGVDILNVSGAENTPAIIRKIRRFDPDIAIIGTGGKTEQTIRETLEAGANAISYTPPSTAELFKEVMQRYRAGG
- a CDS encoding ATP-binding protein — translated: MKREGRFTLKLLLSYLSLIVLAGITGYAIYNEVAIYFREDAPEAADMRLVRVGGLISRIYEAESAIGSRLAPREEDFEAYSRNVDSIRAQIQDLKEESRLPEEFMGLDSIQGLLEQQVRNTRQLLNLSRQEARTDLSIGDALAEFNKIQESLGRFQAENLFPGFQDMSPQVQQSLREYADLLSRNAPQLNDKNADPAYLDSILSVSKGLLEQARASQRQNQQSRQARLEQVRANNQELSGQIRSLLGSLEQEVRAQSLRETLRRRETLRDTIRLAGGAALLGLVAVVIFAFFIHRDIDRIATYRRKLEKEKQYSESLLRSRERLIASVSHDLRSPLNTIQGYGELLGQTELSEKQAAYTAAMDSASRYLERLANDLLDFSRLEAGQLKTEELPFIPAELIRETCHSIEAANRTGRVALELDLERVLDTPCLGDSFRVRQILSNLLGNAYKFTREGTITVSGRLRPSGNGGREGLRELEIRVSDTGMGIREENLESIFQEFTQAEADAGAGQKGYGLGLTISRKLSELLGGSLTARSTWGRGSTFTLRVPVTLRMAPGKEDPGATGTPGKKREAAANGTTPLPAGIQSVLVIDDDPSLCAMLDSYCETLGIRCLTANGYPSLPRDASLSYDVVVTDIELPETDGFSGLKMLRDGAFDHYRGQPVIAMSGRRDLERDTAVEAGFSDLLHKPFSIREFAACLGLGAEVKPEVSDSGPEPDTPEPNTPEPGTYMDTRSLEQFLGPDPGALRRVLETFYHSTLKSMGELQAARDRKDPVEMSRIAHRVLPMFRQLGLQQAASRLSEIEAAGESDPLDMARASQALDQLDPTIGSLLEKLRRDLREPSAYTD
- a CDS encoding sigma-54-dependent transcriptional regulator; translated protein: MPKILIIEDDAAFGQMLSRYLERNGYQVQCFPGAEPAMESLDRGGVDLLLTDLRLPASDGIEIMESVKKKHPETAVIIMTGYAEVETAVSSMKKGAADYISKPFTPDQLQVVIQQALAKKRPAGRKPGAGDPETSRAKDNQPLPSLPSDKSPGISGVSEASKKLAGHIELVAPTAMSVLLTGESGTGKEVAARNIHRQSKRRKGPFVAVDCGAIPADLAASEFFGHIKGSFTGAVQDKSGYFEAAEGGTLFLDEVGNLSYENQVQLLRALQERTVRRVGGNREIPVDVRIVTATNEDLARAVREGDFREDLYHRLNEFSISIPALRDRQADIPIFAEYFLEKANDYLDRTCPGYEQDVLQRFSTYAWPGNLREFRNVVTRAVLLSENRPIGMEVLPASMQGDTDPPVAGTGLELTREEYERKRILSALEQTNYNKTQAAKLLQITRKTLYNKINRYKLTVP
- a CDS encoding TonB-dependent receptor; translated protein: MKSLFTTVALLGLATQISAQQIPADTTQMDSIRLDEVLVAAVRATRESPVTFSNLNSERIETRNLGQDIPILMNYLPSVVTTSDAGAGVGYTGIRVRGSDATRVNVTINGIPYNDSESHGTFWVNMPDFASSTENLQLQRGVGTSTNGAGAFGASLNVLTEAVSEDAYASLAGSAGSFNTHKATLKFSSGLLKEHFEVSGRLSRIRSDGYIDRASSDLDSYFLQGAYLDENTLVKALLFGGHEITYQSWYGFDPATLGAIGVDNDLESNRTFNIAGIQFDDSGNFEGFYENQVDNYKQDHFQLHWNERWTRAFQTNIALHYTRGRGFFEEYVDEWYYTNILFAPDASYAFLGLDNPVIDGEEQTTTDYIRRRWLDNDFLGTVFSAIHNSGPLELTLGGGWNTYRGDHFGELIWARYSGSLERGDRYYNDDSRKDDFNVFAKANFTAGDHWRFFADMQYRSVAYEANGADTGLVDDTFGFFNPKLGLTYQFRPGSSLYFSYAVANREPNRNDYEGGNPRPERLHDLELGWRSLGEQLTLNANLYYMRYKDQLVLTGQLNDVGAPLRANVGDSYRTGLEIDADLRISPRLRWQPNIALSINRNVDYFFRRDGELTSLGDTEIAYSPGVVAGSRLVWSPAEDLQLGVLTKYVGDQYMSNIEAEGSRLEAYSQTDLNVQYRIPASGGFPEITLTGLVNNLFDAKFSSNGYFYTYDDDFSNPGVVTTIEGAGYYPQAGIHFLAGARVRF